A window of Haliscomenobacter hydrossis DSM 1100 contains these coding sequences:
- a CDS encoding caspase family protein has translation MKIKLLLCCILMTSLLLRAQDNKNTGEAIIKIEGTGSGTISTKTRIPVRLDWVSPKFPKPGEIVSVYRKINIEVKAITEADLKDGDFKVFVDNKPLENKSGEAPLIVDKVKKEYIFRSAIEIPADEERHAIRVECNNNGVLEKSKTIILQSTNTAPSIFINWKSPDVTELAGRTYLHTDPFLELAADIETGGAALDLSQIRVRHNGVDYPPNPSNATLKVSGSRYSFKYRQALLNSAELQSVSIKALGFESDLLTVRYNSVKKPNLYLLSIGTQTNLAYTVQDALDFAALFAAQKAGNTIYNDVVVEQLIKERASTQEIRKAINRLNSKMNTSEINPNDLVIVFISTHGFISADGDFRLQGDDFSSDAADATSVSFENDVMKVMKRMTCKKLIFMDACHSGGAFDPKNGGKGTAADVESALEKYNEFRSGTAILASSQANEISYEDPSWKNGAFTEAIIKGLGNGEADANANNIITISELAKFLEKKVPELVTSVKGIGKKQRPRLHDPDQIKELPIFIKK, from the coding sequence ATGAAAATTAAATTACTACTCTGTTGTATACTCATGACTAGCCTGCTGCTCCGTGCTCAGGACAACAAAAACACGGGCGAAGCCATCATCAAAATTGAAGGAACGGGCAGTGGCACCATTTCCACCAAAACCCGTATCCCGGTGCGTTTGGATTGGGTATCGCCGAAGTTTCCCAAACCAGGTGAAATCGTGTCGGTTTACCGAAAAATCAACATCGAAGTAAAAGCCATTACCGAGGCAGACTTAAAAGATGGTGATTTTAAGGTCTTTGTCGACAATAAGCCCCTGGAAAACAAATCCGGAGAAGCACCGCTAATTGTGGATAAAGTCAAAAAAGAGTACATTTTCCGCTCAGCCATTGAAATTCCTGCCGATGAAGAGCGCCACGCCATTCGTGTGGAATGCAACAACAATGGTGTCCTGGAAAAAAGTAAAACCATTATTTTACAATCGACCAATACCGCTCCGTCCATCTTTATCAATTGGAAAAGCCCAGACGTCACTGAACTGGCGGGCAGGACTTACCTGCACACCGATCCCTTCCTGGAACTTGCTGCCGATATCGAGACAGGAGGCGCTGCGCTGGATTTGAGCCAAATCCGCGTCCGTCACAACGGTGTAGATTATCCTCCTAATCCCAGCAACGCTACCCTCAAAGTGAGTGGTTCCCGCTACAGTTTTAAATACCGGCAAGCTCTGCTCAATAGTGCCGAACTCCAATCGGTGTCGATCAAGGCCTTGGGCTTTGAATCAGACCTGCTCACGGTGCGCTACAACAGCGTCAAAAAGCCTAACCTTTACCTCTTGTCCATCGGTACCCAAACCAACCTGGCGTATACCGTGCAAGATGCCCTGGATTTTGCGGCGCTATTTGCTGCCCAAAAGGCGGGGAATACGATTTACAATGATGTAGTGGTAGAACAACTGATCAAGGAGAGAGCCTCTACTCAGGAAATCCGCAAAGCCATCAATCGCCTCAACAGCAAAATGAATACCAGTGAAATCAATCCCAATGACCTGGTCATTGTATTCATTTCCACCCATGGATTCATTTCGGCAGATGGGGATTTTCGATTACAAGGAGATGATTTTAGTTCCGACGCCGCTGATGCTACTTCGGTTTCTTTTGAAAACGACGTAATGAAGGTCATGAAGCGGATGACTTGCAAAAAGTTGATCTTCATGGATGCCTGTCACAGCGGGGGCGCTTTTGACCCCAAAAATGGAGGCAAGGGCACGGCTGCTGATGTGGAATCAGCGTTGGAAAAATACAACGAATTCCGGAGCGGAACCGCCATTTTGGCTTCCAGCCAGGCCAATGAGATTTCCTACGAAGACCCCTCCTGGAAAAATGGCGCCTTTACGGAAGCCATCATCAAAGGTTTGGGCAATGGTGAAGCCGATGCCAACGCGAACAACATCATCACCATCAGTGAATTGGCCAAGTTTTTGGAAAAAAAAGTACCCGAATTGGTCACGTCCGTCAAAGGGATTGGCAAAAAACAACGCCCCCGACTACACGATCCTGACCAGATCAAGGAATTGCCCATTTTTATCAAAAAATAA
- a CDS encoding delta-60 repeat domain-containing protein → MSRIFYTFLYGLTLVGLFNSCNLEEIPDNSVPGGTGNASKFETSVGGNSNDFPNDAITSSDGGFVIVGYSQSFTAGDNQAYIVKLDSKGKQAWESNFGGAQDDYANAVTPTSDGGYVLCGRTRSFSASQDIFLVKVNSSGGKVWDKFYGTADSTETAFGIVPIGTNGDLLVGYLSDKGTGTSQIKFLRINSNGTKIGNKLAFSGKFGLTDMIKTSDGKIVVVGSGYADNGTVTYLARFNEDGSFIWENRYPAQPTNYTPAFDVVELSDKTIVVAGSDLGSNDHDFNLVAYNQIGTKLWHKTWGGANADELFAITLSKDNQLVVMGYTSSFSGNNEFYLSKRKATDGNQIWERNFIPIGNLWGGLTTASDGGFLLVGGENAANADILVVKTNENGEYK, encoded by the coding sequence ATGAGCCGAATATTTTACACCTTTTTGTACGGCCTTACCCTCGTAGGGCTGTTCAATTCTTGCAACCTCGAGGAAATCCCCGATAACTCCGTCCCCGGCGGCACTGGCAACGCCAGCAAATTTGAAACTTCAGTGGGTGGCAATTCCAATGATTTTCCCAATGACGCCATTACATCCTCGGATGGAGGCTTCGTCATCGTGGGCTATTCCCAGAGCTTTACGGCTGGCGACAACCAGGCGTACATTGTCAAGTTGGATTCAAAGGGCAAACAAGCCTGGGAATCCAATTTTGGTGGTGCACAAGACGATTACGCCAACGCGGTCACCCCAACCTCCGATGGTGGGTACGTTTTGTGTGGCCGCACGCGCAGTTTCAGCGCTTCGCAGGATATTTTTCTGGTGAAAGTCAACTCTTCCGGGGGAAAGGTTTGGGACAAGTTTTATGGTACCGCCGATTCCACCGAAACTGCTTTTGGCATCGTCCCAATTGGCACCAATGGCGATCTTTTAGTCGGCTACCTTTCTGACAAAGGTACAGGTACCAGTCAGATTAAATTTTTGCGGATCAATTCAAATGGCACCAAAATTGGCAACAAACTGGCCTTTTCCGGAAAGTTTGGACTGACGGATATGATCAAAACCTCAGATGGGAAAATTGTCGTGGTTGGCAGTGGCTATGCCGACAATGGTACCGTCACTTATCTAGCCCGGTTCAACGAAGACGGCTCTTTCATTTGGGAAAACCGCTATCCCGCTCAACCAACCAATTATACCCCGGCTTTCGACGTCGTAGAATTGTCCGACAAAACAATCGTGGTGGCTGGCAGCGATTTGGGCAGCAATGACCACGATTTTAACCTCGTGGCCTACAACCAAATTGGGACTAAACTTTGGCACAAAACCTGGGGTGGTGCCAATGCCGACGAGCTTTTTGCCATCACCCTCTCCAAAGACAATCAATTGGTGGTCATGGGTTATACTTCCAGTTTTAGTGGCAATAATGAATTTTATCTGTCCAAACGTAAAGCCACGGATGGCAATCAGATATGGGAAAGAAACTTCATCCCGATTGGTAATCTATGGGGTGGTTTAACCACCGCTTCGGATGGCGGCTTTTTGTTGGTTGGGGGCGAAAATGCGGCCAATGCGGACATCCTGGTGGTCAAAACCAATGAAAACGGCGAGTACAAATAA